Genomic segment of Caproiciproducens sp. NJN-50:
TGCATATCGGAGCATTGAAAGCGCATTGTATGCCCTGATTGCGATCTTCGTCTCCTCCAGAATGATCGACACGATCCTTTACGGCACGGATGTCGGAACCGGAAAAGTCATTTTTATTATCTCCGAAAAAAATGAACAGATTGCCCAGGAAATTCTGACAGATCTGGAGCGCGGCGCGACCTATCTGGATTCCAGAGGGGCTTACACCGGAAAAAAAGGGGAAGTGCTTCTCTGTGCGGCCCGCCGGTACGAGGTAGTGAAAATCAAGGATATCGTCAGGTCGATTGACAAAAACGCGTTTCTGATCGTCGGGGACGCTGGGGAGATCACCGGCGAGGGGTTTCGGGAAGCCCGCCCGGAAGACAAAACGCTTCGTGAACTGATCCATAAATTAAAAATGCAAAGAAAATAGCCGGATGAAATTTCATGTTCTCATTTTTCACGGTTCCCGCTTACATGATTCTTGCCGGCGGAACGGACCGTAAAGGTATCCTGGCGGAAATTCAAATATTGCAGAATTGGGAGTCGCCATGCGAGAGCTTCGATTTACGGTTCCATCCTGCTTTCAAGGGAGCAGACTGAAGAGCTTTCTCCGCGAGTACTGCGGAATTTCCACCCGGCTCTTGGCAAAATTGAAAAGAGAGCCAATGGGGATTGCCGTAAACGGCCGGCATGCGATCGCGACCGACCGTTTGCAAAAGGGAGATCTGATTTGTCTCCGTTTGCCGCAGGACGAAAAAATACCGGAGTCGGAAAATCTTCCTTTTCCGGTTGTTTTTGAGGATCAGGATCTTCTTGTCGTGAATAAACCGGCTGGAATGCCGATGTATCCCTGCCCCGGACACGACCGGGACAGCCTTTCGAATGCGTATTCGAATTATTGCGCGGTCCGCGGGGAACCCTCTTCTTTTCGCCCTGTTTATCGGCTCGACAGGGATACGACGGGCCTTGTCGTATTGGCCAAGCATTCCTATGCGGCTTCCGCACTTGCGGGAAATGTCAGAAAAACCTATCTGGCGGTCTGTGAAGGGATTCTGCGGGACAGCGGAAAAATAGAACAGCCGATTGGAATGAAAGAAGGTTCACGGATTCAGCGCACTGTCCGGCCCGACGGAAGATATGCGCTTACCCGTTGGAGAAGCCTTAGCGCGGGGAATGGACTCAGCCTGTTGGCGCTCCGGCTGAAAACCGGGCGGACCCATCAGATCCGCGTTCATCTGTCGAACTGCGGGCACCCTTTGGCCGGCGATGATTTTTATGGCGGAAGTCTATCCCTGATCCGCAGGCAGGCCCTTCACTGTGCTGAAATCCGTTTTGTCCATCCGGTGACAAAACAAAAAATCAGATTTGTTCAAAGGTTACCAGAGGATATGGAAAAGCTTTTCCTTTTTATGCAACAATCCGTATGCAAAGAAAATATTGAATAATATTTCAATTCAATTTCATAAACTACTTGATTTATGAATAATTATGCGTTATAATGCTTTACAGTCAATGATCTTATGAAATAAACAAAGGGGCTGTTTGTTATGAAAAAAACAAAGAAGCTTGCGGCGCTTTTCCTGGCGGTCGCCATGACCGCTTCTTTGGCCGCCTGTTCGCAGGGCAGCACTTCTTCCAGTGCGGCGTCTTCGGAAGCGTCTATCACGTCTTCGTCCGCCGGTGTTTCCTCAACTGCCGCATCTGTTCAGACGATTACGGACGGTACGCTGACCATGTCCACAAACGCGGAGTTTGAACCGTTCGAGTACAAGGATAACGGCAACATCGTCGGAATTGATGTGGAAATC
This window contains:
- a CDS encoding RluA family pseudouridine synthase; translated protein: MRELRFTVPSCFQGSRLKSFLREYCGISTRLLAKLKREPMGIAVNGRHAIATDRLQKGDLICLRLPQDEKIPESENLPFPVVFEDQDLLVVNKPAGMPMYPCPGHDRDSLSNAYSNYCAVRGEPSSFRPVYRLDRDTTGLVVLAKHSYAASALAGNVRKTYLAVCEGILRDSGKIEQPIGMKEGSRIQRTVRPDGRYALTRWRSLSAGNGLSLLALRLKTGRTHQIRVHLSNCGHPLAGDDFYGGSLSLIRRQALHCAEIRFVHPVTKQKIRFVQRLPEDMEKLFLFMQQSVCKENIE